The proteins below come from a single Mucilaginibacter mali genomic window:
- a CDS encoding M23 family metallopeptidase, protein MIKLFYCCLLALPLRHLSLTSGYGFRVHPVTGQLCFHSGIDLRARHDTVFAVMQGRIAFVGYNRVTGVYIRLASGDFILLYGHLSQVFVLPGDYVNSCTPLGITGSSGRVTGEHLHFSVSYKQAPVNPLYFLRGLMNNQLTN, encoded by the coding sequence ATGATTAAATTATTTTACTGCTGCTTGCTGGCTTTGCCATTGCGGCATTTATCGCTTACATCAGGCTACGGATTTCGCGTCCATCCTGTTACCGGGCAATTGTGCTTTCATTCCGGTATCGACCTGCGGGCGCGTCATGATACCGTTTTTGCGGTCATGCAAGGGAGAATTGCATTCGTGGGCTATAACCGGGTGACTGGTGTGTATATCCGCCTGGCAAGCGGCGACTTTATTTTACTGTATGGCCATTTATCGCAGGTCTTTGTATTGCCGGGAGACTATGTGAATTCCTGTACCCCATTAGGTATTACCGGTTCATCCGGTCGGGTGACCGGTGAGCATTTACACTTCAGCGTCAGCTACAAACAAGCACCTGTCAACCCGTTGTATTTTCTGCGGGGCTTAATGAATAATCAATTAACAAATTAA